One Euphorbia lathyris chromosome 1, ddEupLath1.1, whole genome shotgun sequence DNA segment encodes these proteins:
- the LOC136220803 gene encoding uncharacterized protein: MAIISASKTLSFNATFDYSNPIGIVETLFDFLANESDFLDKDNADGEIAAVGNAARHKVKRKKAEEKEREAALRKSRMKDEPMEFEKMEESCAREPLNSRLVKIVSIERTVDSVSEERLSNLEKSVQGIADQAAIIIAKMNDDGFVRKLRLNMAVDVGMKREKRQNLEEYTDYINKKFEQEKEREELLKRDIIEQVRDGLSSSGEEFYNLKKCLSGSALPPKFKLPKMKKFDGTGDPSAHIYQYIGVMKHTILNEEQVLELFNIYLEGAAFIWFHSLPATTKRDWKELA, from the exons ATGGCGATTATCTCGGCATCTAAAACATTGTCATTTAACGCGACATTCGATTATAGCAATCCGATAGGAATTGTAGAGACGTTGTTCGATTTTCTCGCAAATGAGAGCGACTTCCTCGACAAGGACAACGCGGACGGGGAGATCGCAGCGGTTGGCAATGCCGCCAGGCATAAAGTTAAGAGGAAGAAGGCGgaggagaaagaaagagaagctGCTCTGAGAAAATCGAGGATGAAGGACGAGCCCATGGAGTTCGAGAAGATGGAGGAAAGCTGCGCCAGAG AGCCTCTCAACAGTCGTTTGGTCAAGATAGTTAGCATTGAGAGAACAGTCGATTCAGTGTCCGAAGAGAGGTTGTCAAACCTCGAAAAATCGGTTCAAGGAATAGCAGATCAGGCAGCCATTATCATAGCTAAGATGAACGACGATGGGTTTGTGAGAAAGCTCAGATTAAACATGGCAGTCGACGTGGGGATGAAGAGGGAGAAGAGACAGAATCTCGAAGAGTACACCGACTACATAAACAAGAAGTTTGAGcaggagaaagaaagagaagagcTGCTAAAGAGGGACATCATAGAACAAGTCAGAGATGGGCTCAGTTCCAGTGGGGAGGAATTCTATAATCTGAAGAAGTGTTTATCAGGGTCAGCTTTACCTCCGAAGTTTAAACTCCCTAAGATGAAGAAGTTTGACGGGACCGGAGATCCGAGTGCCCACATTTACCAGTATATAGGAGTGATGAAACACACCATTCTGAATGAGGAGCAAGTGCTCGAGTTATTCAATATCTACTTGGAAGGAGCAGCTTTCATATGGTTCCACTCTTTACCCGCAACTACAAAAAGAGATTGGAAAGAACTAGCATGA